From a single candidate division WOR-3 bacterium genomic region:
- a CDS encoding thymidine phosphorylase, protein MKIHLTPFDLIRKKRDGEKLSSAEIEYLISEYTRGSIPDYQMSAFLMAAYLQGLDPEETTHLMRSMMGSGAMLDLSHIKAPRVDKHSTGGVGDKVSLILAPLLASCGVCVPMISGRGLGHTGGTLDKLQSIPGFRADLKIGDFKKQLKKIGVAMIGQTAEIAPADRKIYALRDVTATVDSIPLIAASIMSKKLAEDLDGLVLDVKFGNGAFMREYKGAKQLAQTMVHIGRRSGVKTIAVMTSMNDPLGVNVGNSLEVIEAIECLKGKGPEDLMEVTLALGTEMLKMARILGGIKLLEKRIAEGAALHKFKDMVECQGGDTRIVEEYSYLPLPKYKTSVVAQKSGYIYAIDCFSIGMLLIDLGGGRKRKKDSVDPSCGFKIHKKTGDYVKKGTCLAEVLGDNRAKLRHVAVRLKQVFNIQNNPPKQIKLVREVVE, encoded by the coding sequence ATGAAAATCCATCTCACTCCTTTTGACCTCATCCGCAAAAAGCGTGACGGGGAAAAATTGAGCAGTGCTGAAATTGAGTATTTGATTTCTGAGTACACGAGGGGCAGTATCCCGGATTATCAGATGTCTGCTTTCTTGATGGCAGCGTATCTTCAGGGGCTCGACCCTGAGGAAACGACACACTTGATGCGATCGATGATGGGTTCCGGTGCAATGCTGGATCTGTCCCATATCAAAGCACCCAGGGTCGATAAACACTCGACCGGCGGTGTCGGTGATAAGGTGTCTTTGATTCTGGCGCCGCTTCTCGCGTCGTGTGGTGTATGCGTACCAATGATCTCCGGTCGTGGTCTTGGTCATACAGGCGGCACATTGGACAAGCTCCAGTCCATTCCAGGATTCAGGGCCGATCTGAAGATCGGCGACTTCAAAAAACAACTGAAAAAAATAGGTGTTGCGATGATCGGGCAGACCGCTGAGATCGCACCGGCTGACAGGAAGATTTACGCGCTCCGCGATGTTACGGCTACCGTAGATTCCATACCATTGATTGCCGCAAGTATCATGTCCAAGAAACTCGCCGAGGACCTGGATGGTCTTGTGCTCGATGTCAAATTCGGTAACGGTGCTTTCATGCGGGAATACAAAGGTGCAAAACAGCTTGCCCAAACGATGGTGCATATTGGTCGGCGTTCAGGGGTGAAAACAATTGCCGTTATGACAAGCATGAATGATCCGCTGGGTGTAAACGTCGGGAATTCGCTTGAAGTGATCGAGGCGATCGAATGCCTGAAAGGAAAGGGGCCAGAAGATCTGATGGAAGTGACATTGGCATTGGGAACGGAGATGCTCAAGATGGCTAGGATCCTTGGTGGTATTAAGCTACTCGAAAAAAGGATTGCGGAAGGTGCGGCTCTGCACAAGTTTAAAGATATGGTCGAATGTCAGGGGGGCGATACACGGATCGTCGAGGAGTATTCGTATCTTCCGCTGCCCAAGTACAAGACTAGTGTAGTGGCGCAAAAATCCGGTTACATATATGCTATTGACTGTTTTTCTATCGGTATGTTGCTGATCGATTTAGGTGGTGGTAGAAAAAGAAAAAAGGATTCAGTAGATCCATCTTGTGGTTTCAAGATCCACAAAAAGACAGGCGACTATGTCAAGAAAGGAACATGCCTGGCCGAAGTGCTTGGTGATAATCGGGCGAAATTGCGGCACGTCGCAGTCAGGTTAAAGCAGGTATTCAATATTCAGAATAATCCTCCAAAACAGATAAAACTGGTCCGAGAAGTAGTAGAATAA
- a CDS encoding SBBP repeat-containing protein has product MTGYRSSFVPRNFFVVAVVIVLLVACGVMETKWTREINVLGPGNYRVNSISSIKNEIYVMGTYWQDEKTSRCFITKYDTDGSLDWFSVFESPGVEQAAGIQIVASMTSAEQLDASSEVYGLIQTRDTNGHQGIVLVRYDTLGNTGWQNTVISSEGTLNATLLSDHVGNLYVAGWEKDVENKASVYVGKYSESGDAAWFTKYYNEQIDFGDLKYDMMQSNCLLLAGVLTSSEELFYMKYDGSGQFLGYTIHQGPRVSELSDVKIDPNGYVYLAASINRPETGDDYFTIVYDKNDNLLWTSHHDGAAHRNDKPKAIAVDESLNVYVAGTSENTQGMPVITIVKYDSAGSPVWTANLPQKNAAEPFMMQPRYIPMGRYDEARHLYIAGMVGEKALIARCNLQGVFSWTDEYGQIHRISKPTAMSGYILALQSIEDGKSGATIVKFGPSTVVGLARWD; this is encoded by the coding sequence ATGACCGGGTATAGAAGTAGTTTTGTGCCCAGAAATTTCTTTGTCGTAGCTGTTGTCATTGTGCTCCTTGTGGCTTGCGGCGTAATGGAGACCAAATGGACGCGTGAAATCAACGTGTTGGGGCCGGGTAACTACAGGGTCAATAGCATAAGCTCAATAAAGAATGAAATCTACGTGATGGGCACGTATTGGCAGGATGAAAAAACTTCTCGATGCTTTATAACAAAATACGACACCGACGGTTCGCTCGATTGGTTCAGTGTATTTGAGTCGCCGGGTGTAGAGCAGGCAGCGGGCATTCAAATCGTTGCCTCGATGACCAGCGCTGAACAACTGGACGCAAGCAGCGAGGTTTACGGGCTCATCCAGACCCGCGATACGAACGGTCATCAGGGCATCGTGCTTGTAAGATATGATACACTGGGAAACACCGGTTGGCAGAACACAGTAATTTCCAGTGAAGGAACACTGAATGCCACGCTTCTGTCAGACCATGTAGGCAACCTGTATGTCGCGGGATGGGAAAAGGATGTCGAGAACAAAGCTAGCGTGTATGTTGGAAAGTATAGTGAATCTGGTGACGCTGCATGGTTCACAAAGTACTACAATGAGCAAATCGACTTCGGCGACCTAAAGTATGACATGATGCAATCCAATTGTCTCTTACTGGCCGGCGTGTTGACCTCCTCGGAAGAGTTATTCTACATGAAATACGATGGCTCCGGTCAATTTCTGGGGTATACCATACATCAAGGGCCCAGGGTCAGTGAGCTCTCCGACGTAAAAATCGACCCGAATGGATATGTCTATCTTGCTGCCAGCATCAACCGCCCCGAAACCGGAGATGACTATTTTACTATTGTATATGATAAGAACGACAATTTACTCTGGACGAGTCACCATGACGGCGCCGCGCACCGAAATGACAAGCCGAAAGCGATCGCCGTTGATGAATCGCTGAACGTATATGTTGCGGGTACGAGTGAAAATACGCAGGGAATGCCGGTCATAACGATCGTAAAGTACGACAGCGCTGGCTCTCCTGTTTGGACCGCGAACCTACCACAGAAGAATGCGGCCGAACCTTTTATGATGCAGCCCCGGTATATACCAATGGGCAGATACGACGAGGCCAGGCATCTCTATATTGCCGGAATGGTAGGTGAGAAAGCATTGATAGCGCGATGCAATCTACAGGGTGTCTTCTCGTGGACCGATGAATACGGACAAATTCACAGAATATCAAAACCAACTGCGATGTCTGGATATATTCTTGCACTCCAGAGCATAGAAGATGGGAAATCCGGGGCGACGATCGTTAAGTTCGGGCCCTCGACAGTAGTTGGCTTGGCTCGCTGGGATTAG
- a CDS encoding M6 family metalloprotease domain-containing protein: MKLIIIGLLFVLLVGSLSAVPMSPQLKARLYAEGTFEQVVEMLKAAKARGFDEPNPRPFISDRARTDTIKAIVILVDFTDNIGTEPVAHFDSLLSSCGCYPTGSMRDYYLEISYGSVEFITTVVGWFRMPQVYTYYTNNNYGFGAYPMNARRMTEDAVWAADPTVDFSEFDNDNDGYVDALFVVHAGPGAEVTGNVNDIWSHASTTVNVPYVDGVYAWRYSTEPEDGAIGVFSHEAGHAIFGLPDLYDYDYDSEGIGSWSLMAGGSWNLNGYSPAHMDAYSKVTSGFVEPEIVTSNVDSVIIPNVTYNPVIFKMWRDGSPGTQYFLVENRQWLGFDNYLPWEGLMVYHVDENMPNNDHQWYPGYTSYGHYKVALEQSDGLWQMEQNINPGNHGDPYPGVMPMHFFFNDTTVPDSKDYDFISTYVAVENVSFPGDTMTADLKVLPTGIQELTEPAVSILQFQVTPVISNDRFQISFGAIQDYGQARAEIYDAAGRLVKSYSQLSAGNISWNGEDNFGNKVAPGAYFVKLEVEGANGLLRGIQKIVFIK; this comes from the coding sequence ATGAAGTTAATCATCATAGGTTTGTTATTTGTCTTACTTGTTGGTTCGCTAAGTGCAGTACCGATGTCTCCTCAGTTGAAAGCCAGGCTCTATGCTGAGGGCACTTTTGAACAGGTCGTTGAAATGCTCAAAGCAGCCAAGGCGAGGGGTTTTGATGAACCAAATCCAAGGCCCTTCATATCTGACCGCGCCCGGACCGACACCATCAAAGCGATTGTGATACTCGTCGACTTCACAGATAACATAGGAACCGAACCGGTTGCGCATTTTGATTCGCTACTTTCTTCTTGCGGTTGTTACCCAACCGGGTCAATGCGTGATTACTATCTTGAGATCAGTTATGGTTCTGTAGAATTCATTACGACGGTCGTCGGTTGGTTTAGAATGCCGCAGGTGTATACCTATTACACCAATAACAACTACGGTTTTGGGGCTTATCCAATGAACGCCCGGAGAATGACCGAGGACGCGGTATGGGCTGCTGATCCAACCGTCGATTTTTCCGAATTTGATAACGACAACGATGGGTATGTTGATGCATTATTTGTCGTACACGCCGGGCCCGGTGCCGAGGTTACGGGAAATGTCAACGATATCTGGTCACACGCTTCGACCACAGTAAATGTGCCATATGTGGATGGAGTATATGCCTGGCGGTATTCGACCGAGCCCGAGGACGGCGCAATTGGTGTCTTCTCGCATGAAGCCGGACACGCGATTTTCGGTCTACCCGACCTTTACGACTATGACTATGATTCAGAAGGAATCGGCTCTTGGAGCCTGATGGCAGGCGGTAGTTGGAATCTTAATGGCTATTCACCGGCACACATGGATGCCTATAGTAAGGTGACGAGCGGCTTTGTGGAACCCGAGATCGTTACGAGTAATGTGGACAGCGTCATTATTCCGAACGTTACATACAATCCTGTTATCTTCAAGATGTGGCGGGACGGTTCTCCCGGCACTCAGTATTTTCTCGTTGAAAATCGCCAGTGGCTGGGATTTGATAACTATCTGCCATGGGAAGGTTTAATGGTCTATCATGTTGATGAAAACATGCCCAATAATGATCATCAGTGGTATCCGGGCTATACTAGTTATGGCCATTACAAGGTTGCGCTCGAACAGTCTGATGGCCTCTGGCAGATGGAACAAAATATCAACCCCGGCAACCATGGCGATCCCTATCCCGGAGTAATGCCGATGCACTTCTTCTTCAATGACACGACGGTGCCCGATTCAAAGGATTACGATTTCATTTCCACCTATGTCGCGGTTGAGAATGTGAGTTTTCCTGGTGATACGATGACCGCCGACCTGAAAGTGCTGCCGACCGGTATTCAGGAACTGACAGAACCCGCGGTCTCAATACTGCAATTCCAGGTTACTCCCGTAATCAGCAATGATCGGTTCCAGATATCGTTCGGTGCAATCCAGGATTACGGGCAGGCGCGTGCTGAGATTTACGATGCGGCGGGCAGATTGGTGAAATCCTATTCTCAGCTGAGCGCAGGCAATATAAGCTGGAATGGAGAAGACAATTTCGGTAACAAAGTTGCACCCGGCGCGTATTTTGTGAAACTCGAAGTGGAAGGAGCAAACGGCCTCTTGCGCGGGATTCAGAAGATAGTTTTCATAAAATAA
- a CDS encoding RnfABCDGE type electron transport complex subunit B codes for MDLNEIIKAVAGLGGLSLVFAIILAIAFKKLAVQISEEERKIKELLPGANCGACGFPGCEAYAKALAEKTGEYPPDLCTVGGSETAREIGKILGIEVEESAPKVCVLRCMGGKNEAVERFEYVGPGDCRSNHILLGGNKACIYGCLGGGHCITVCPFKAIKMGPDHLPVIDHDKCTACGICVKECPRQVLELIPKSQLVYLVCKSLDKGKAVKNVCKVGCIACTMCVKVCPYEGAIAMDGNLPVMNYGKCTSCGICYNKCPTKSFIDRAKARPHATISQQCDGCGECVKACLFKAIEGEPGEKHAVIKDTCIGCGRCFEVCPIKAVTMIGALGYAEAA; via the coding sequence ATGGATCTCAACGAAATCATCAAAGCGGTTGCCGGGCTTGGAGGTTTGAGCCTGGTGTTCGCTATTATCCTCGCCATCGCATTCAAGAAGCTGGCAGTTCAGATCAGCGAGGAAGAACGGAAGATCAAGGAACTGTTACCTGGTGCCAATTGCGGCGCTTGCGGTTTCCCGGGATGCGAGGCATATGCAAAAGCGCTGGCCGAGAAGACCGGTGAATATCCACCAGATTTGTGCACGGTTGGAGGCTCTGAGACTGCCCGGGAAATTGGCAAGATACTGGGCATCGAAGTTGAAGAGAGCGCGCCCAAAGTCTGCGTCCTGCGCTGCATGGGCGGTAAGAATGAAGCGGTTGAGCGTTTTGAATATGTTGGGCCGGGCGATTGCCGCAGCAATCACATTCTCCTTGGCGGCAACAAGGCATGTATTTACGGCTGTCTTGGCGGCGGGCATTGTATTACAGTTTGTCCTTTCAAAGCGATCAAAATGGGGCCGGATCACCTACCAGTTATTGATCATGATAAATGTACGGCATGCGGTATATGCGTAAAAGAATGCCCGAGACAAGTCCTCGAGCTGATACCGAAATCACAGTTGGTATACCTGGTATGTAAATCCCTTGATAAAGGGAAGGCAGTCAAGAATGTCTGCAAGGTTGGCTGCATAGCTTGCACAATGTGCGTGAAAGTGTGTCCATATGAAGGTGCAATAGCCATGGATGGTAACCTGCCAGTGATGAACTACGGGAAATGTACTTCATGTGGCATCTGCTACAACAAGTGTCCGACCAAGTCTTTTATCGATCGCGCAAAAGCACGTCCCCACGCCACTATTTCACAGCAGTGCGACGGCTGCGGAGAGTGCGTGAAGGCATGTTTGTTCAAGGCGATCGAAGGCGAGCCAGGCGAGAAACACGCCGTGATAAAGGATACGTGCATTGGTTGCGGGCGTTGTTTTGAGGTTTGTCCGATCAAAGCGGTAACCATGATCGGTGCCCTGGGTTATGCCGAAGCAGCATAG
- the speB gene encoding agmatinase has translation MKLYYANSTKADAEVTVLGLPYDRTSSFIPGSRFGPQYIRQCAENIEDYSPYQNKSLGDLRVCDLGDIQFHGEDWLGQIEEESAKIVDGKRLPVFLGGEHTITPAIVRAMKKTCGSFTLVQFDAHCDLRDEYLGEKNCHATAMRRASDVLGADRIFQFGIRSGTREEFESGNNLYKFEVFKHLSKVIDQIREPIYISIDIDVLDPSAMPAVSTPEPGGISYRELVDSLVLFGNKKVIGADIVEYNPLAASPYASGSTVAEVLRELILVATHT, from the coding sequence ATGAAGCTGTACTACGCAAATAGCACAAAAGCAGATGCCGAGGTAACAGTCCTGGGTCTCCCCTATGACCGTACCTCTTCGTTCATACCGGGTTCGCGCTTCGGACCGCAGTATATTCGTCAATGCGCAGAAAACATCGAGGACTATTCACCATATCAGAATAAAAGCCTAGGCGATCTCCGAGTGTGTGATCTGGGCGACATTCAATTCCACGGCGAAGATTGGCTTGGGCAGATTGAAGAAGAATCCGCAAAGATAGTCGACGGCAAGAGATTGCCTGTATTCCTTGGCGGCGAGCATACGATCACGCCAGCGATCGTAAGGGCTATGAAGAAAACATGCGGGAGTTTCACGTTGGTGCAGTTCGATGCACATTGTGATCTGCGTGATGAGTACCTGGGTGAGAAGAATTGTCATGCGACCGCAATGCGCCGGGCAAGCGACGTTTTGGGTGCTGACCGGATATTCCAGTTTGGCATCCGTTCAGGCACGCGAGAGGAATTCGAGTCCGGTAACAACCTTTACAAATTCGAAGTTTTCAAGCACTTATCAAAGGTTATCGATCAGATCAGGGAACCAATTTACATATCGATCGATATCGATGTTCTGGACCCCTCTGCCATGCCGGCAGTATCGACCCCTGAGCCAGGTGGCATCAGTTACCGGGAACTGGTTGATTCTCTTGTGTTGTTCGGGAACAAGAAGGTCATCGGCGCAGACATTGTAGAATACAATCCGCTTGCAGCGTCTCCCTATGCCTCAGGTTCTACCGTAGCCGAGGTTTTGCGCGAACTGATCCTTGTAGCGACGCATACCTGA
- a CDS encoding M1 family metallopeptidase — translation MTILALFLLSNSFLARECKFVYHPEIVRAESTHSYDVLHYLIDLDIPMTSRYLEGAVTMSARSNESNLTVVDLHLLGLNVDSVKVNGLTASYNHVDETLYVNLPQPAGLNDSFDIMVGYSGTTSGNMGFIWVQSYLPMAYTLGCPYCTRMWMPCYDRMWDKADYGVEFYVTVPDSYTVCATGEFLGEQTSGGYSTYHWKHEYPISPYLIHFAASVYVTISDWYHASPTDSIEMLYHVWPFDTSYTANAFSLMNDMMFFYDSLYGEYPFERYGMDFISGFYYGGMEHQTMATINRNWLTSYPPDHFGFAHELSHMWWGDMVTCFGWENVWLNEGFGTYSDALYLERIQGHQAFIDTMKLRRNVYIGAELSNPHSMYDPPPNLLFTWSHTYYKASWVLHMIRYLCGDDATWLNFMATYRDYFAYGNSSTEDLNTLMNGLLGGNYDWFIDEWVYGMGFPQYDITWSRVYEAPNWRLILDVTQYQTIGPSVFHMPLPIGVDYSSGDTILTLAVNFSPQHFEYVLPFEPTSITVDPETWVIQQNTVTGVEELVAKGDLFVRKIQTIGRAINLKLSVPGLIRIFDITGRQVYETHAEELDYQPSSAGIYHVLVGDEKYRVVVVK, via the coding sequence ATGACAATATTGGCATTGTTTTTGCTGTCAAATTCATTTCTTGCAAGAGAATGCAAATTTGTGTACCACCCGGAAATTGTTAGGGCCGAATCCACGCACTCCTATGACGTTTTGCACTACCTTATCGATCTTGATATACCAATGACATCACGGTATCTCGAAGGAGCGGTAACGATGTCCGCACGCAGCAATGAGAGCAACTTGACAGTAGTGGATCTGCATCTGCTTGGATTGAATGTTGATTCGGTCAAGGTCAACGGGCTGACCGCTTCTTACAATCACGTAGATGAAACCCTTTATGTGAATTTGCCCCAGCCCGCCGGGCTGAACGATTCTTTTGACATCATGGTCGGCTACAGCGGCACGACTTCGGGCAATATGGGTTTTATCTGGGTACAGTCGTATCTACCAATGGCGTATACCCTGGGCTGCCCTTATTGTACTAGAATGTGGATGCCCTGTTACGACCGGATGTGGGACAAGGCGGATTACGGAGTTGAGTTCTACGTTACGGTACCTGATTCATATACGGTTTGTGCCACCGGTGAGTTTCTAGGTGAGCAGACCTCTGGTGGCTACTCTACTTACCACTGGAAGCATGAGTATCCGATTTCACCTTACTTGATCCATTTCGCGGCGAGCGTCTATGTTACGATATCAGATTGGTATCACGCCTCCCCTACGGATAGTATTGAAATGCTTTATCATGTGTGGCCGTTCGACACTAGTTACACAGCCAATGCGTTCTCTTTGATGAACGACATGATGTTTTTCTACGATTCGTTGTACGGCGAATATCCATTCGAACGCTACGGCATGGATTTCATTTCCGGCTTTTATTATGGGGGCATGGAGCATCAGACCATGGCTACGATAAACCGGAACTGGCTTACCAGTTATCCCCCGGATCATTTCGGCTTTGCCCATGAATTGTCGCACATGTGGTGGGGCGACATGGTCACCTGCTTCGGCTGGGAAAACGTGTGGCTAAATGAGGGTTTTGGCACGTACAGTGACGCGTTGTATCTGGAGCGAATACAGGGGCACCAGGCATTCATCGACACGATGAAGCTGCGCCGCAACGTGTATATTGGTGCTGAGCTCTCCAATCCACATTCCATGTATGACCCGCCGCCGAATCTTCTGTTCACGTGGTCACATACTTACTACAAGGCATCATGGGTACTGCACATGATAAGATACCTTTGCGGTGACGATGCCACCTGGCTTAATTTCATGGCAACCTACCGCGATTATTTTGCCTACGGCAATTCCTCGACCGAGGACTTGAATACATTGATGAACGGGCTGCTTGGCGGCAACTACGACTGGTTCATTGACGAATGGGTATACGGGATGGGGTTCCCCCAATACGATATTACCTGGAGCAGGGTCTACGAGGCGCCAAACTGGCGGCTTATTCTGGATGTAACCCAGTACCAGACGATCGGCCCATCGGTCTTCCACATGCCGTTACCGATCGGGGTCGATTATTCGAGCGGCGATACTATACTGACCCTAGCAGTCAATTTCTCGCCCCAGCATTTCGAGTATGTGTTGCCCTTTGAGCCTACCAGCATAACAGTTGACCCTGAAACCTGGGTTATCCAGCAGAATACGGTGACCGGGGTCGAGGAACTGGTGGCAAAAGGCGACCTCTTCGTCCGGAAGATCCAGACCATTGGACGGGCGATAAACCTTAAACTGAGCGTGCCGGGTTTGATCAGGATCTTCGACATTACCGGCCGTCAGGTCTACGAGACTCACGCCGAAGAACTAGATTACCAGCCGTCCAGTGCCGGCATATATCACGTGCTGGTTGGCGATGAGAAATACAGGGTGGTGGTTGTTAAGTAA
- a CDS encoding ATPase produces MCNYCRTYERLQLQGEHRLLLILNAHRNKTKKYECMVTISGGRDSAYTLLKIAKDYGMNTLAVNYENPFTNIRAKKNIANMVQALGVDIVRFKHKSQIHESCFKNNLLAWFKNPSPAMVPMICIGCKLIWKTILRTAKEHDVSLIINGGNPYEYTSFKKELLNVSRDMHLGFYYVNYLRGLIKESLKNLAYIKPKYVPILFKGYLFAHQYAIGPRLFSPGIEILDLFHFIRWNEKDVISRISRELHWDYPKTLNSTWRFDCEIAHLKDYMYVKTLGMTEKDDFYAKMVREGLMTRSEALARLEKENQLHIDKITEIIEQVGLSHKYFLT; encoded by the coding sequence GTGTGCAATTATTGCAGGACTTATGAGAGATTGCAGTTGCAGGGTGAACATAGATTGCTGTTGATTCTGAATGCTCATCGAAACAAAACCAAGAAATACGAATGCATGGTGACTATCAGCGGAGGGAGAGATAGTGCATATACGCTGTTAAAAATCGCTAAAGATTACGGAATGAATACCCTTGCCGTTAACTATGAAAATCCCTTCACCAATATCCGGGCGAAAAAGAATATTGCCAACATGGTCCAGGCGCTTGGCGTCGACATCGTAAGATTCAAACATAAAAGTCAGATACATGAGTCATGTTTCAAAAATAATCTACTCGCCTGGTTTAAAAACCCTTCGCCTGCAATGGTGCCAATGATATGCATAGGTTGCAAGTTGATCTGGAAAACCATATTGCGGACTGCAAAAGAGCATGATGTTTCCCTGATTATCAACGGCGGCAATCCCTACGAGTATACTTCCTTCAAGAAGGAATTGCTCAACGTATCCCGAGATATGCATCTGGGTTTCTACTATGTTAATTACTTAAGGGGACTTATTAAAGAGTCGTTGAAAAATCTGGCATACATCAAACCAAAATATGTACCGATTTTATTCAAGGGTTATTTATTCGCTCACCAATACGCAATTGGCCCGAGGCTTTTCAGTCCCGGCATCGAAATCCTTGATTTATTTCATTTTATCCGGTGGAATGAAAAAGATGTGATTTCGAGAATTTCAAGGGAATTGCATTGGGATTATCCCAAAACATTAAACTCCACATGGAGATTTGACTGCGAGATCGCACATCTAAAGGATTATATGTATGTGAAGACATTAGGCATGACCGAGAAGGATGATTTCTACGCGAAAATGGTCAGGGAAGGGTTAATGACACGCTCTGAAGCACTTGCTAGATTGGAAAAAGAAAATCAGCTACACATCGATAAGATCACAGAAATCATCGAGCAAGTAGGTTTATCGCATAAATATTTCCTTACTTAA
- a CDS encoding glycosyltransferase family 2 protein produces MNSFSQEKRSSFYDILSIVIITVNSKSQLKRCLESIYTNVKYPFELILVDNGSTDGTVDMVRHEFPEVRVLRNRRNRGVAPARNQGLAVCKGRYILILDDDTYVIDGAIDRIVEFMSKRPVVGVCGAKLLNARGELIHSCRRFPTLSSSILNRIVKIADTESPLPLRRHLMIDWAHDQPSVVDYMAGACQLINRQALIDVGPYDKSIFYGPEDLEFCFRMWKRGWEVWYVPDAHVVHDWRRSTKKNPVSMLAIRHFLAVLRMHLQYRFRDFRHVTEATDRRRSYLTKQH; encoded by the coding sequence ATGAATTCATTTTCGCAAGAGAAGAGATCATCTTTTTATGATATTCTGTCAATTGTGATTATAACGGTCAATTCCAAATCGCAGCTCAAACGTTGCCTGGAATCGATTTATACGAATGTGAAATATCCGTTTGAATTAATTCTTGTTGACAATGGTTCAACTGATGGCACCGTTGACATGGTGAGGCATGAATTCCCTGAGGTGAGGGTGCTCAGAAATAGAAGGAACAGAGGTGTTGCGCCCGCGCGGAATCAAGGATTGGCAGTATGTAAGGGTAGGTATATTCTCATTTTGGATGATGATACCTATGTTATAGACGGTGCGATTGACAGAATCGTAGAATTCATGTCCAAGCGGCCTGTGGTTGGTGTTTGTGGGGCAAAACTGCTAAATGCTCGCGGAGAGTTAATACACAGCTGTCGTAGATTTCCGACTCTCAGTTCGTCCATTCTCAACCGCATTGTCAAAATTGCTGATACTGAGTCGCCACTGCCGCTGCGTAGACATTTAATGATAGATTGGGCTCATGACCAGCCGTCCGTTGTCGATTATATGGCAGGCGCTTGTCAGTTAATAAACCGTCAGGCGTTGATTGATGTTGGACCTTACGATAAGAGTATATTCTATGGACCTGAGGATCTTGAGTTTTGTTTTCGAATGTGGAAAAGAGGTTGGGAAGTGTGGTATGTGCCCGATGCTCATGTTGTCCATGATTGGCGTAGATCAACCAAGAAGAACCCGGTAAGCATGCTTGCCATTCGCCACTTCCTCGCAGTTTTGAGAATGCACTTACAATACCGGTTCAGGGACTTCAGACATGTCACAGAAGCTACCGACCGAAGAAGAAGTTACTTAACTAAACAACATTGA